One genomic window of Candidatus Babeliales bacterium includes the following:
- the ileS gene encoding isoleucine--tRNA ligase, producing MAEEINQKKSFKDTLNLPHTDFPIRSNYKKTDATMLKRWENENLNNRSFEHNKGEEKFILHDGPPYANGHIHIGHAYNKILKDIVCKSQRMMGKHVPVTPGWDCHGLPIEYAVNKENPQVKGADLKKECRAYANKWIAIQKYEFKQLGVLMDWENPYLTMNFKYEAYTLNAFGILVEKGYIERKNKTVPWCISCQTVLASAEIEYQDRKDPSLYVLFELQENVSQALFPQLSNKPISLLVWTTTPWTLPLNRAVALKPNTDYVVLETENNFIIVGKSRLDEIAQLLNISNNSIAECNSEELIAVDAQVKHPFINNLYTPILVDDSVMTDDGTACVHIAPGVGPIDYEIGIKNNLEIYSPISPDGHYTNSINAIELIEMSIAHAQGWIIQKLLDNQKLLVKSSIKHSYPHCWRCRNGLIFRATKQWFCDLSRNNLKEKACEAIERITMLPAVSHNRFASTIDGRLEWCISRQRTWGVPITALICDNCDYTYINKDFIDDIANNIAKKGIEYWDTIVLEKIIPTSLICPQCAHCLRKETDILDVWFDSGISHYAVLQKNSALQYPADIYIEGKDQHRGWFQSSLLTSMAIEQTPSMKTIITHGFTVDEQGRKMSKSLGNVVSPQEVIDQLGTDGLRLWVASVDITGDAIVSKKLLQNIQEVLRRIRNTCRFLLSNINDFTITSDAISVEKMNSIDRYALQELSILHEEVMHAYVDYNFTRVFHLLGNYCTVNLSAFYLDIIKDRLYVEKKDGFQRRSAQTVCYYILDALTKLMAPILSFTAEQISDEYQKNKTDSIHLQSFPVLHNKITSQQNQENSWEILKDIRSAILKAIELQREKQIVKHSLEARITLYIDSTADFFDTINNFFMDMNKRGESTESFLKEILIVSQCVIQSDNNNVQETELKGLYASVEHAHGVKCPRCWQWDITTDSDDLCRRCEKIVK from the coding sequence ATGGCTGAAGAAATAAATCAAAAAAAAAGTTTTAAAGATACACTTAATCTTCCTCACACTGATTTCCCCATTCGTTCAAATTATAAAAAAACTGATGCAACAATGCTTAAACGGTGGGAAAATGAAAACCTTAATAATCGCTCATTTGAACATAATAAAGGAGAGGAAAAGTTTATTTTGCATGATGGACCTCCTTATGCAAATGGGCATATTCATATTGGCCATGCGTATAATAAAATATTAAAAGATATTGTCTGTAAATCACAACGTATGATGGGAAAGCATGTTCCCGTTACACCTGGATGGGATTGCCATGGATTACCAATTGAATATGCAGTAAACAAAGAAAATCCTCAAGTAAAAGGCGCTGATTTAAAAAAAGAATGTCGCGCATATGCTAATAAATGGATTGCTATTCAAAAATATGAATTTAAACAACTTGGCGTTCTTATGGATTGGGAAAATCCTTACCTAACGATGAATTTTAAATATGAAGCATATACGCTTAATGCATTTGGAATATTGGTAGAAAAAGGTTACATAGAACGAAAAAATAAAACAGTTCCTTGGTGTATTTCATGTCAAACAGTACTTGCATCAGCAGAAATTGAATATCAGGATCGTAAAGATCCTTCTCTATATGTTCTTTTTGAATTGCAAGAAAATGTTAGTCAAGCATTATTCCCTCAATTAAGTAATAAGCCAATAAGCTTACTCGTTTGGACAACAACACCATGGACGTTACCCCTTAATCGTGCAGTCGCATTAAAACCAAACACTGATTATGTAGTACTAGAAACAGAAAATAACTTTATTATTGTTGGTAAATCACGATTAGATGAAATTGCACAACTATTAAATATTTCAAATAATAGTATTGCCGAATGTAATTCAGAGGAATTAATTGCAGTCGATGCACAGGTTAAACACCCTTTTATTAACAACCTTTATACACCAATTCTTGTTGATGATTCTGTTATGACTGATGACGGAACCGCCTGTGTACACATTGCTCCAGGGGTTGGTCCTATTGATTATGAAATTGGAATCAAAAACAACTTAGAAATTTATTCACCAATTAGTCCTGATGGTCATTACACAAATAGTATTAATGCAATAGAATTAATAGAAATGTCTATTGCGCATGCACAGGGTTGGATTATTCAAAAATTACTGGATAATCAAAAATTATTAGTAAAATCAAGTATTAAGCATTCATATCCTCATTGTTGGCGTTGTCGTAATGGACTAATATTTCGCGCAACAAAACAATGGTTTTGTGATCTATCTCGCAATAATCTTAAAGAAAAAGCATGTGAGGCTATTGAACGTATTACCATGCTTCCTGCAGTTTCTCATAATCGTTTTGCAAGTACAATTGATGGAAGGTTAGAATGGTGTATTTCTCGCCAACGTACATGGGGAGTACCAATTACCGCGCTTATTTGTGATAATTGCGATTATACCTATATTAATAAAGACTTTATTGATGATATAGCTAATAATATAGCAAAAAAAGGTATTGAGTACTGGGATACTATTGTATTAGAAAAGATAATCCCTACTTCATTAATCTGCCCACAATGCGCACATTGTTTAAGAAAAGAAACTGATATTCTTGATGTATGGTTTGATTCAGGAATAAGCCATTATGCAGTTCTACAAAAAAATTCTGCATTGCAATATCCTGCAGATATATATATTGAAGGTAAAGATCAGCATCGTGGATGGTTTCAAAGTTCTTTATTAACGAGTATGGCAATTGAACAAACGCCAAGTATGAAGACTATTATTACTCATGGCTTTACTGTGGATGAACAGGGACGTAAAATGTCTAAATCCTTGGGAAATGTTGTATCACCGCAAGAAGTTATTGATCAATTAGGTACTGATGGACTGCGTTTATGGGTAGCAAGTGTTGATATTACGGGTGATGCGATTGTATCTAAAAAATTACTGCAAAATATTCAAGAAGTATTAAGAAGGATTAGAAACACATGTCGTTTCTTACTTTCCAATATTAATGATTTTACTATTACCTCTGATGCGATTTCTGTAGAAAAAATGAATTCAATTGATCGGTATGCACTACAAGAATTATCTATATTACACGAAGAAGTTATGCATGCATATGTTGATTATAATTTTACACGAGTATTTCATTTACTTGGCAATTATTGTACCGTTAATTTAAGTGCTTTTTACTTAGATATTATTAAAGATAGATTATATGTTGAAAAAAAAGATGGTTTTCAAAGAAGATCTGCTCAAACAGTTTGCTATTACATACTTGATGCATTAACTAAACTCATGGCGCCAATTTTATCTTTCACAGCAGAGCAAATTTCTGATGAATATCAAAAAAATAAAACTGATTCAATTCACTTACAATCATTTCCTGTTTTGCACAATAAAATTACATCTCAACAAAATCAGGAAAACAGTTGGGAAATACTTAAAGATATTCGTTCCGCAATCTTGAAGGCAATTGAATTGCAACGTGAAAAACAAATAGTAAAACATTCATTAGAAGCCAGAATAACCTTATATATTGATTCTACTGCTGATTTTTTTGATACAATAAATAATTTTTTTATGGACATGAATAAACGAGGCGAAAGTACTGAAAGTTTTTTAAAAGAAATTTTAATAGTTTCACAATGTGTTATACAGTCTGATAATAATAATGTACAGGAGACAGAATTAAAAGGACTTTATGCATCTGTTGAGCATGCTCACGGTGTTAAATGTCCTCGCTGTTGGCAATGGGATATCACCACAGATTCTGATGATTTATGCAGGCGATGTGAAAAAATCGTTAAATAA
- a CDS encoding WD40 repeat domain-containing protein, with product MKYNQLLFVIICFSITTLSDAMNSENNSLDKFLEITAVEDPLCAKYITNETIVITSEGLNEYGCTFIDLKKEKIQHISNFCDNSRYTVIPCLQIHNKKIINSLGKRLTIYNAETGLQERSIPVKQLIQSFACDLSSNIFLCYGLCYDGGADVITKYNYITNDTVDISILGSCCYIISKHPKEEIMCIADHEGNISLHKLDDTLSKFNTIPLPKLRCNFCQYSPDGSYIVVGGGKKLFIIDQNINTNAYPCLEAEGNERYCNIAFHPNNLVLATLSRYEPLLLHVRTKQVVNFWDIKTQRFIDSMPALDFDRGYDLSFSPDGLEIIIVLEGKCVRAPVPFAVEAKIYNEKKCQYLLFILHQLIKEANLPEDIMSYCGNILWKTFAL from the coding sequence ATGAAATATAATCAACTTCTTTTCGTTATAATTTGTTTTTCAATAACAACCCTATCTGATGCAATGAACAGTGAGAATAATTCTTTAGATAAATTTCTTGAAATAACTGCAGTGGAAGACCCATTGTGTGCGAAATATATCACAAATGAAACCATTGTTATTACTAGTGAGGGTTTGAATGAGTATGGATGTACTTTTATAGATTTGAAAAAAGAAAAGATACAACATATAAGTAATTTTTGTGATAATTCTAGATATACAGTGATTCCATGTTTACAAATTCATAATAAAAAAATAATTAATTCGCTCGGTAAAAGACTAACTATATATAATGCAGAGACAGGCTTGCAAGAGCGGTCTATACCAGTAAAGCAATTGATTCAATCTTTTGCTTGTGATTTATCTAGTAATATTTTTCTCTGTTATGGTCTCTGTTATGATGGAGGAGCTGACGTAATAACAAAGTACAATTATATAACAAATGATACGGTAGACATTTCTATTTTGGGTAGTTGTTGCTATATTATATCGAAACATCCAAAGGAAGAAATTATGTGTATCGCAGATCATGAAGGAAACATTTCTTTGCATAAATTAGATGATACATTATCAAAATTTAACACTATTCCTTTGCCTAAATTGCGTTGTAATTTTTGTCAATATAGTCCCGACGGGTCTTATATTGTAGTTGGTGGGGGCAAAAAACTTTTTATTATAGATCAAAATATAAATACTAACGCATACCCATGCTTAGAAGCTGAAGGAAATGAACGCTATTGTAATATAGCATTTCATCCAAATAATTTAGTTTTAGCAACATTATCTCGCTATGAACCACTATTATTGCATGTTAGAACAAAACAGGTTGTAAATTTTTGGGATATTAAAACACAAAGATTTATTGATAGTATGCCAGCGTTAGATTTTGATCGTGGTTATGATTTATCTTTTTCTCCTGATGGGTTAGAAATAATCATTGTATTAGAAGGTAAATGTGTGCGTGCACCAGTTCCTTTTGCGGTAGAGGCAAAGATATATAATGAAAAAAAATGTCAATATCTTTTATTTATACTGCATCAATTGATAAAAGAAGCAAATTTACCAGAAGATATTATGTCATATTGTGGTAATATTTTATGGAAAACGTTTGCATTGTAA